The following are encoded together in the Pectobacterium punjabense genome:
- a CDS encoding efflux RND transporter permease subunit produces MAKFFIDRPIFAWVLAIMVMLTGLLAIVKLPIAQYPTIAPPAIDVTATYPGADASTLQDSVTQVIEQNMNGIDNLMYMSSSSDSSGTVQITLTFEAGTDPDIAQVQVQNKLQLAMPLLPQEVQQQGVNVQKSSSSFLMVAAFISEDGKMSQEDIADYVAANVKDPISRTSGVGDAQLFGSQYAMRIWLDPNKLNNYQLTAGDVSAAIRVQNNQIAAGQLGGAPPVPGQQLNASIIAQTRLNSAEEFSKILLKVNADGSQVRLKDVARVELGAEGYDVIARFNGKPAAGIGIKLATGANALDTATAVKEALTKAEEFFPTGLKVVYPYDTTPFVKISINEVVKTLVEAIVLVFLVMYLFLQNFRATLIPTIAVPVVLLGTFAILSAFGYSINTLTMFAMVLAIGLLVDDAIVVVENVERVMAEEGLPPKEATKRSMEQIQGALVGIALVLSAVFVPMAFTGGSTGAIYRQFSITIVSAMVLSVLVALILTPALCATLLKPIAKGDHSEKTGFFGWFNRVFEKSTHHYTDSVANILRSTGRYLVIYLLIVVGLALLFLRLPTSFLPDEDQGVLLNIVQLPSGATQENTQKIMDRMTQYYLENEKNNVKSVFTVTGFGFSGRGQNAGLAFASLNDWSERSGAENKVMAIAGRANAAFSQYKEAMVFAVNLPAIIELGTATGFDFQLIDQANLGHAKLTEARNQLLGMAAQRPDTLIQVRPNGMEDTPQFRLDIDQEKAQALGVSLSDISSTLATTLGGSYVNDFIDRGRVKKVYVQADAPFRMLPDDIKNWYIRGNNGQMVPFSAFTQSHWEYGSPRLERYNGQPSMQIQGQAAPGKSTGEAMALMESFVAQLPQGIGYEWTGMSYQERLSGNQAPAIYAISLIVVFLCLAALYESWSIPFSVMLVVPLGIVGALIAANMTGLENDVYFKVGLLTTIGLSAKNAILIVEFAKDLMEKEGKGLIEATLDAIRMRLRPILMTSLAFILGVMPLVISSGAGSGAQNAVGTGVMGGMITATVLAIFFVPVFFVVVRRRFSKKADDTAAH; encoded by the coding sequence ATGGCTAAGTTTTTTATAGATCGACCCATTTTTGCATGGGTACTCGCCATCATGGTGATGCTGACGGGGTTGCTGGCAATTGTTAAATTACCTATTGCCCAGTATCCGACGATCGCACCGCCCGCGATTGACGTAACAGCAACTTATCCAGGGGCCGATGCATCAACGCTGCAAGATTCCGTTACACAGGTTATCGAACAGAATATGAACGGTATCGACAACCTGATGTATATGTCATCAAGCAGTGACTCTTCCGGTACAGTCCAGATTACGCTGACCTTTGAGGCAGGTACCGATCCAGATATCGCGCAGGTTCAGGTGCAGAACAAACTGCAACTGGCCATGCCGCTATTACCGCAGGAAGTACAGCAGCAAGGGGTTAACGTTCAGAAATCAAGTAGTAGCTTCCTCATGGTTGCCGCCTTCATCAGTGAAGACGGTAAAATGTCGCAGGAAGATATCGCTGACTACGTGGCCGCTAACGTTAAAGACCCTATCAGTCGTACATCCGGCGTAGGCGACGCGCAGCTATTTGGTTCCCAGTACGCTATGCGTATCTGGCTAGATCCGAACAAGCTGAATAACTATCAGTTAACCGCAGGTGATGTCAGCGCAGCAATCCGAGTTCAAAACAACCAGATCGCCGCAGGGCAATTAGGGGGAGCGCCACCTGTTCCGGGCCAGCAGTTGAATGCCTCGATCATTGCTCAGACTCGCCTGAATTCAGCAGAAGAATTTTCTAAAATACTGCTGAAAGTTAACGCTGATGGTTCTCAGGTTCGCCTTAAAGACGTTGCACGCGTTGAGCTGGGTGCTGAAGGCTACGACGTTATCGCACGTTTCAATGGTAAACCCGCTGCCGGTATTGGTATCAAGTTGGCAACAGGCGCGAACGCGCTGGATACGGCAACGGCAGTAAAAGAGGCACTAACCAAAGCGGAAGAGTTCTTCCCCACAGGTTTGAAAGTCGTTTACCCGTACGATACAACGCCCTTCGTTAAGATCTCCATCAACGAAGTAGTGAAAACGCTGGTGGAAGCTATCGTACTGGTCTTCCTGGTGATGTACCTGTTCTTGCAGAACTTCCGTGCCACGCTGATCCCAACAATCGCAGTACCAGTCGTTTTGCTGGGGACATTTGCTATCCTCTCCGCGTTTGGCTATTCCATAAACACCTTGACGATGTTCGCGATGGTTCTCGCTATCGGGCTTCTGGTGGATGACGCCATCGTCGTCGTGGAAAACGTGGAACGTGTCATGGCAGAAGAAGGTCTGCCGCCTAAAGAAGCAACCAAACGATCCATGGAGCAAATCCAAGGGGCGTTGGTCGGCATTGCGCTGGTATTGTCCGCTGTATTCGTCCCGATGGCGTTTACCGGTGGCTCCACAGGGGCAATCTATCGCCAGTTCTCCATCACAATCGTTTCTGCGATGGTGCTGTCAGTTCTGGTTGCGTTGATTTTGACACCAGCTCTTTGTGCGACCCTGCTAAAACCGATCGCCAAAGGCGATCACAGTGAGAAAACCGGCTTCTTCGGCTGGTTCAACAGAGTGTTTGAGAAGAGCACGCATCACTACACCGACAGCGTTGCTAATATTCTGCGTAGTACCGGTCGTTATCTGGTTATCTATCTGTTGATTGTTGTGGGTCTGGCACTCTTGTTCTTACGTTTGCCTACGTCCTTCCTGCCAGATGAAGACCAAGGGGTTCTTCTGAACATTGTTCAGTTGCCTTCAGGTGCGACGCAGGAAAACACCCAAAAAATCATGGACAGAATGACGCAATATTATCTCGAAAATGAGAAAAATAACGTCAAGTCTGTGTTTACGGTCACAGGTTTCGGGTTCTCTGGTCGTGGGCAGAATGCCGGTCTGGCTTTCGCCAGTCTGAATGACTGGAGTGAACGAAGCGGCGCAGAAAATAAAGTTATGGCGATTGCAGGCCGAGCAAACGCAGCCTTTAGCCAGTATAAAGAAGCTATGGTTTTCGCAGTCAACCTTCCTGCGATTATCGAACTGGGTACCGCAACAGGTTTCGACTTCCAGTTAATTGACCAAGCCAACCTTGGGCACGCAAAACTGACGGAAGCACGTAACCAACTGCTAGGTATGGCGGCACAACGCCCTGATACGCTGATACAAGTTCGTCCTAACGGGATGGAAGATACACCGCAGTTCCGTCTCGATATCGATCAGGAAAAAGCACAGGCGCTTGGCGTGTCGCTGTCGGATATCAGTTCAACATTGGCAACCACGCTGGGTGGTTCTTATGTAAATGACTTTATCGATCGCGGTCGCGTGAAGAAAGTGTACGTTCAGGCCGATGCGCCTTTCCGTATGCTGCCAGATGACATCAAAAACTGGTACATCCGCGGTAACAATGGACAAATGGTGCCGTTCTCTGCCTTCACGCAGAGCCACTGGGAATACGGTTCACCGCGTCTGGAACGTTATAACGGCCAGCCATCGATGCAAATCCAAGGTCAAGCCGCGCCAGGTAAGAGTACCGGTGAGGCTATGGCATTGATGGAAAGTTTCGTGGCACAGTTACCGCAAGGTATCGGCTACGAATGGACGGGGATGTCTTATCAGGAACGGTTGTCTGGTAACCAGGCACCTGCAATCTATGCCATTTCATTGATTGTCGTGTTCCTGTGTCTGGCTGCGCTTTATGAAAGCTGGTCAATACCGTTCTCCGTCATGCTGGTTGTTCCATTGGGGATCGTTGGTGCATTGATTGCGGCAAATATGACAGGTCTTGAAAACGACGTTTACTTTAAGGTGGGCCTGCTGACAACCATAGGGCTATCCGCGAAGAACGCCATATTGATCGTCGAATTTGCTAAAGATCTGATGGAAAAAGAAGGGAAAGGACTGATAGAGGCAACGCTGGATGCGATTCGTATGCGTTTGCGCCCAATCCTGATGACATCGCTGGCCTTTATCCTCGGCGTAATGCCTCTGGTAATCAGTAGCGGTGCAGGCTCCGGTGCACAAAATGCCGTCGGTACTGGCGTAATGGGCGGGATGATTACAGCAACCGTGCTGGCCATCTTCTTCGTCCCTGTGTTCTTTGTTGTGGTTCGTCGTCGCTTCAGTAAGAAAGCAGACGATACAGCAGCCCACTAA
- the acrR gene encoding multidrug efflux transporter transcriptional repressor AcrR translates to MARKTKKQAQETRQQILDTALRVFSEHGVSATSLSDIATAAGVTRGAIYWHFKNKAEIFDGIWALAESKIDEFKIEYQTKFPDNPLCVMRELLIYMLRLTVSDTHWRSIMEIAFHKCEFVGEMLQSYNARKELYLSCYVDIEENLIECIRLGMLPMDIYPRRAAIALRAYFSGVMENWLFMPESFDLDQEAPALVDAFIDMLHFSPALRKPAA, encoded by the coding sequence ATGGCACGAAAAACCAAAAAACAGGCTCAGGAAACCCGACAACAGATACTGGATACCGCGTTAAGAGTGTTCTCTGAGCATGGTGTGTCTGCGACTTCATTGTCCGACATTGCGACTGCTGCTGGTGTGACCCGCGGTGCTATTTATTGGCATTTTAAAAACAAAGCCGAAATTTTTGACGGAATCTGGGCGTTGGCTGAGTCAAAAATAGATGAGTTTAAAATAGAGTATCAGACAAAATTCCCTGATAATCCACTCTGCGTGATGCGTGAATTATTGATTTATATGCTGCGTTTAACCGTTAGCGATACGCACTGGCGCTCGATTATGGAAATCGCATTTCACAAATGTGAGTTTGTCGGTGAAATGTTGCAATCGTATAATGCGCGCAAAGAGCTCTATCTTTCCTGCTATGTTGATATTGAAGAAAATCTGATTGAGTGCATCCGTCTGGGCATGTTGCCGATGGACATTTATCCCCGCCGTGCTGCGATTGCGCTGCGTGCCTATTTTTCCGGTGTGATGGAAAACTGGCTATTTATGCCGGAAAGTTTCGATCTCGATCAGGAAGCCCCGGCGCTGGTGGATGCGTTTATCGATATGCTGCATTTTAGCCCAGCGCTACGTAAACCTGCGGCTTAA
- the priC gene encoding primosomal replication protein PriC: protein MNTHQLLQALEQQINSLSKELEPLADKAVPQSRFDRQLFSSYGTRLRDYRAEVEQNLHTIKQLVAEQRTDRVAFLAEKLVSQIAALQRELATQSLRRQEQRTTPQPDEDVYHKLAEHQDYERRLLSMIQDRESLLITQTLFSEQQRLQKELAALEGRLARCRQALARLERQIERREQGL from the coding sequence GTGAACACGCATCAATTGCTGCAGGCGCTTGAGCAACAAATTAATTCGCTGTCGAAAGAGCTAGAACCGCTGGCGGATAAAGCGGTGCCGCAATCACGCTTTGATCGTCAACTCTTTAGCAGTTACGGCACCCGACTGCGTGATTATCGCGCCGAGGTTGAACAAAATCTGCACACAATAAAACAGCTGGTCGCAGAGCAGCGCACCGATCGCGTAGCATTTCTGGCTGAAAAGCTGGTCAGCCAGATAGCCGCCTTGCAGCGTGAGCTGGCGACGCAGTCACTACGCAGACAGGAGCAACGCACTACGCCACAGCCAGATGAAGATGTGTATCACAAGCTAGCGGAACATCAGGACTATGAACGCCGTTTGCTTTCCATGATTCAGGATAGAGAAAGTCTGCTCATCACCCAAACGCTTTTCAGCGAGCAACAGCGGCTGCAAAAAGAGTTGGCAGCGCTGGAAGGACGACTTGCACGCTGCCGCCAAGCGTTGGCACGATTAGAACGTCAGATCGAACGCCGGGAGCAAGGCTTATAG
- a CDS encoding MGMT family protein — protein MSEENDNFRQRVFQIVAAIPYGKIATYGDIAQLADSPRASRQVGGVLKRLPKDSKLPWHRVINRKGEISLVGGDYLRQKSALQAEGIIFNRQGKVDLAKYRWQYAP, from the coding sequence ATGTCAGAAGAAAACGATAATTTCCGCCAACGCGTTTTTCAAATTGTCGCGGCGATTCCCTATGGAAAAATAGCAACCTATGGCGATATCGCGCAACTTGCCGACTCGCCCAGAGCTTCGAGGCAAGTCGGCGGTGTGTTAAAACGTTTGCCGAAAGACAGTAAACTCCCCTGGCATAGGGTAATCAACCGTAAAGGCGAAATATCACTCGTCGGTGGAGATTACCTACGCCAAAAATCAGCGCTACAAGCGGAAGGCATTATTTTCAATCGCCAGGGTAAGGTGGATCTTGCTAAGTATCGCTGGCAATACGCGCCATAA
- the ykgO gene encoding type B 50S ribosomal protein L36: MQVLSSLRSAKNRHKDCIVVRRRGRVYVICKSNPRFKAVQGGKKKKG; this comes from the coding sequence ATGCAGGTGCTTAGTTCGCTGCGTTCAGCAAAAAATCGTCACAAAGATTGTATTGTGGTCCGCCGTCGCGGGCGAGTTTACGTTATATGTAAATCCAACCCGCGCTTCAAGGCCGTGCAGGGCGGAAAAAAGAAAAAAGGTTAA
- the tomB gene encoding Hha toxicity modulator TomB, translated as MDEYTPKHYDIAQLRFLCENLCDESIATLGDSSHGWVNDPTSAINLQLNELIEHIATFILTFKIKYPNESELSEQVEKYLDDTYVLFSNYGINDAELRRWQKSKAKLFGMFSGENVCTPAKT; from the coding sequence ATGGATGAGTACACACCAAAACATTATGATATTGCCCAACTCAGATTCTTATGTGAGAATCTGTGTGATGAAAGCATAGCAACGTTAGGCGATAGCAGTCATGGCTGGGTCAATGATCCAACCTCTGCGATCAATCTCCAATTAAATGAGCTTATTGAGCATATCGCTACGTTTATTCTCACATTTAAAATAAAATACCCTAACGAAAGTGAGCTTTCAGAGCAGGTAGAAAAGTATTTAGATGATACTTACGTCTTGTTTAGCAACTATGGTATTAATGATGCTGAACTACGACGCTGGCAGAAGTCTAAAGCAAAATTATTCGGAATGTTCTCAGGGGAGAACGTCTGTACGCCTGCTAAAACTTAA
- the rsmS gene encoding pleiotropic regulatory protein RsmS, with protein MSLENAPPDVKLAVDLIMLLEENQIEPRIALAALEIVRADFEKKCQQEENSVKSSAQKE; from the coding sequence ATGTCACTTGAAAATGCCCCACCCGACGTCAAGCTGGCGGTCGATTTGATTATGCTGCTGGAAGAAAACCAGATCGAACCGCGTATCGCACTGGCTGCGCTGGAGATTGTGCGTGCCGATTTTGAGAAAAAATGCCAGCAAGAAGAAAACAGTGTGAAATCTTCTGCCCAAAAAGAATAA
- the apt gene encoding adenine phosphoribosyltransferase yields the protein MTVTAQQQAELIKNSIKSIPDYPKPGILFRDVTSLLEDPVAYAASIEMLANHYRNTGVTKVVGTEARGFLFGAPVALALGVGFVPVRKPGKLPRPTIGESYELEYGSDTLEIHADAISAGDNVLVIDDLLATGGTLEATVKLIRRLGGTVNDAAFIINLFDLGGEQRLTEMGVTCYSLVDFPGH from the coding sequence ATGACCGTAACAGCGCAGCAGCAGGCAGAATTAATTAAAAACAGTATCAAAAGCATCCCCGACTATCCAAAGCCGGGCATACTGTTCCGTGATGTCACCAGCCTGCTGGAAGATCCCGTAGCCTATGCGGCCAGTATTGAGATGCTGGCGAACCATTACCGCAACACCGGTGTGACGAAGGTTGTCGGTACGGAAGCGCGTGGTTTTCTGTTTGGCGCACCGGTTGCTCTGGCGCTGGGCGTGGGTTTTGTTCCCGTGCGCAAACCGGGCAAACTGCCACGCCCGACGATCGGTGAAAGCTATGAGCTGGAGTACGGTTCAGATACGCTGGAAATTCATGCAGATGCGATCTCCGCAGGGGATAATGTGCTGGTGATCGACGATCTGCTGGCAACGGGGGGAACGCTCGAAGCCACGGTGAAATTGATCCGTCGTCTGGGTGGCACGGTGAATGATGCCGCTTTTATCATTAACTTGTTCGATCTGGGTGGTGAGCAACGTCTGACCGAGATGGGCGTAACCTGCTATAGCCTGGTTGACTTCCCCGGACATTAA
- a CDS encoding efflux RND transporter periplasmic adaptor subunit: MNKNRRLTPLAAVLMLSGGLMLAGCDSGNNQQGGAQQQMPEVGIVTLKTEALNVMTELPGRTSAYRIAEVRPQVGGIILKRNFVEGSDVKAGASLYQIDPATYQANYNSAKGSLAQAQAQAEIARLTVNRYKPLLGTNYVSKQDYDQAVATSRQADAAVLAAKAAVDTAQINLAYTKVNSPIEGRVGRSTVTEGALVGTGQTAALTTVQQLDPIYVDVTQSSNDFLQLKKELENGTLKQNQGKANVRLLLENGTEYAEAGTLEFSDVTVDETTGSITLRAIFPNPQHNLLPGMFVRARLDSGVNPTALLVPQQGVTRDPRGQATAMVVGEGDKVEPRTLKTSKAVGDKWLVTEGLKAGDRVIVTGLQKIRPGAQVKTQEVAPENQQAPQASAEPAKS, from the coding sequence ATGAACAAAAACAGAAGGCTAACGCCTCTGGCGGCAGTTCTGATGCTTTCTGGCGGCTTAATGCTCGCAGGATGTGATAGCGGCAATAATCAGCAAGGTGGCGCGCAGCAGCAGATGCCTGAAGTGGGTATTGTCACGTTAAAAACGGAAGCACTGAATGTCATGACCGAGCTGCCGGGCCGCACAAGTGCTTACCGCATTGCTGAGGTTCGCCCACAGGTTGGCGGAATTATCCTAAAACGTAATTTTGTTGAAGGGTCTGACGTTAAAGCGGGTGCATCGCTGTATCAGATCGATCCTGCGACCTATCAGGCAAATTACAACAGCGCCAAAGGTTCACTCGCTCAGGCTCAGGCTCAGGCAGAAATTGCCCGTCTGACGGTTAATCGCTATAAGCCACTGCTGGGCACCAACTACGTCAGCAAGCAGGATTACGATCAGGCTGTCGCCACGTCCCGTCAGGCTGATGCTGCCGTTCTGGCTGCCAAAGCAGCAGTGGATACCGCGCAAATCAATCTGGCTTACACCAAAGTTAATTCGCCGATCGAAGGCCGTGTAGGAAGATCAACGGTAACAGAAGGGGCATTAGTAGGAACCGGGCAAACGGCAGCATTAACGACCGTGCAACAGCTTGATCCGATCTATGTTGATGTCACCCAATCCAGTAATGATTTCTTGCAACTGAAAAAAGAACTGGAAAACGGCACGCTGAAGCAGAATCAAGGTAAAGCGAATGTGCGTCTGCTGTTGGAAAACGGTACTGAATATGCAGAGGCGGGTACATTGGAATTTTCTGATGTTACGGTAGATGAAACCACAGGTTCCATCACGCTGCGTGCCATTTTCCCGAACCCACAGCATAACCTGCTGCCCGGCATGTTTGTGCGTGCTCGCCTCGATTCCGGCGTTAATCCGACCGCCTTATTAGTACCACAGCAAGGCGTCACCCGCGACCCACGTGGTCAGGCTACTGCGATGGTGGTGGGAGAAGGCGATAAAGTGGAACCTCGCACGCTTAAAACCAGTAAAGCAGTTGGTGACAAATGGTTGGTTACCGAAGGCTTGAAAGCGGGCGATCGCGTTATTGTCACCGGTCTGCAAAAAATCAGACCCGGTGCACAGGTGAAAACTCAAGAAGTCGCTCCAGAAAATCAGCAGGCGCCGCAAGCGTCAGCAGAACCCGCGAAGTCTTAA
- a CDS encoding YbaY family lipoprotein: MKLWHILGGITLSMTLAACAQRSDYGVSPQTGAPVTSVSSQRPAVAMPAVTGTVNIRQRIALPHNAVLTVTVSDASLADAPSKVITQSVTRTEGKQAPFQFELPYNPADIQPNARILLSAAVAIDNRVVMVTENVLPVISNGVNRADLVLVPVASVPLPAKNQGSMISNPANETPHMLQGQPASSSMVPAQPIW, from the coding sequence ATGAAATTATGGCATATCTTAGGCGGTATCACGTTATCGATGACTCTGGCCGCATGTGCACAGAGAAGTGATTATGGCGTTTCTCCTCAGACTGGCGCACCTGTTACCTCTGTTTCCTCACAGCGCCCGGCTGTCGCAATGCCTGCGGTAACGGGTACAGTGAATATTCGTCAGCGTATTGCGTTGCCTCATAACGCGGTTTTGACCGTTACGGTGTCTGATGCATCGCTGGCGGATGCGCCTTCAAAAGTGATTACTCAGAGTGTGACGCGTACAGAAGGAAAGCAGGCACCTTTCCAATTCGAGTTACCGTATAACCCGGCTGATATTCAGCCCAACGCGCGTATCTTACTCAGCGCGGCAGTTGCGATCGATAATCGCGTCGTCATGGTGACGGAGAACGTCTTACCCGTTATTAGCAATGGGGTGAACCGTGCCGATTTGGTATTGGTGCCTGTTGCTTCAGTCCCGTTACCCGCGAAAAATCAGGGATCGATGATATCCAATCCGGCGAATGAAACCCCTCATATGCTTCAGGGGCAACCTGCTTCATCCTCTATGGTGCCTGCGCAGCCAATCTGGTAA
- a CDS encoding DUF454 family protein, producing the protein MYRVLLIILGWVSVVLATLGVVLPLLPTTPFLLLAAWCFARSSPRFHDWLLYRSWFGSYLRHWQQHRALPPGAKWKAVTMILLTFALSLWLVKLVWVRILLLVILAMLLTFMLRLPVVDPEQQMQGVNPKR; encoded by the coding sequence ATGTATCGCGTGTTGCTGATTATACTGGGGTGGGTTTCTGTTGTGCTGGCAACGTTGGGTGTCGTGTTGCCTTTATTACCGACCACGCCTTTCTTGTTACTGGCGGCCTGGTGCTTTGCCCGTTCGTCCCCGCGTTTCCATGACTGGCTACTGTACCGTTCCTGGTTTGGCAGCTATCTGCGCCATTGGCAACAACATCGGGCATTGCCGCCGGGAGCAAAATGGAAGGCTGTCACCATGATTCTGTTAACGTTCGCGCTTTCGCTCTGGCTGGTTAAACTGGTTTGGGTCAGGATTTTGCTGTTGGTGATTTTGGCAATGTTGTTGACCTTCATGCTTCGTTTACCTGTGGTTGATCCAGAACAACAAATGCAAGGCGTGAATCCGAAAAGATAG
- a CDS encoding HHA domain-containing protein, which translates to MKKIDYLMRLRKCTTIDTLERVIEKNKYELSNDELEMFFSAADHRLAELTMNKLYDKVPTAVWRYVR; encoded by the coding sequence ATGAAAAAAATCGATTATTTGATGCGTTTGCGTAAATGCACAACCATAGACACTCTCGAACGCGTTATTGAAAAAAACAAGTATGAACTCTCCAATGATGAGCTGGAGATGTTCTTTTCTGCAGCCGATCATCGTCTGGCAGAGCTGACGATGAACAAACTCTACGACAAAGTTCCTACCGCAGTATGGCGATACGTCCGTTAA
- the tesB gene encoding acyl-CoA thioesterase II: protein MSQSLQHLLDLLHLEKLEEGLFRGQSDDLGLRQVFGGQVVGQAMSAAKQTVPIERNIHSFHSYFLLPGDSQKPIIYDVENLRDGNSFSARRVSAIQNGRPIFYMTASFQSHEEGFEHQNVMPDVAPPEALQSEQEIAQSMQHLLPPRFRDKFIQASPIEMRPVKFHNPLKGEVDEPVRHVWCRASSTLPDDKRIHQYLLGYTSDCNFLLTALQPHGVGFLEPGMQVATIDHSMWFHRDFRLDDWLLYTVESTSASGARGFVRGQFYTREGVLVASSMQEGVMRRREH, encoded by the coding sequence ATGAGTCAATCACTACAACACCTTCTCGACCTCTTGCATTTAGAGAAACTCGAAGAAGGGCTATTTCGCGGACAAAGCGATGATTTGGGGCTGCGCCAGGTCTTTGGTGGGCAAGTCGTGGGACAGGCGATGTCAGCCGCCAAGCAGACCGTTCCTATCGAGCGCAACATTCACTCTTTTCACAGCTACTTTTTGCTACCCGGCGACAGCCAGAAACCGATTATTTATGACGTTGAAAACCTACGCGATGGCAATAGTTTTAGCGCCCGACGCGTTAGTGCTATCCAAAATGGTCGACCCATTTTTTATATGACGGCCTCTTTTCAAAGCCATGAGGAAGGGTTTGAGCACCAAAATGTGATGCCAGACGTCGCACCGCCAGAAGCACTACAATCCGAACAAGAAATCGCGCAAAGTATGCAGCACCTTCTGCCGCCACGCTTTCGCGATAAATTTATTCAAGCTAGTCCGATTGAGATGCGCCCGGTTAAATTCCACAATCCCCTGAAGGGGGAAGTGGACGAGCCAGTCAGGCACGTTTGGTGTCGTGCCAGTAGCACGCTGCCGGACGATAAGCGTATTCATCAATATCTTCTCGGCTATACGTCTGACTGCAATTTCTTACTCACCGCCTTGCAGCCTCATGGCGTCGGCTTTTTGGAACCAGGTATGCAAGTTGCCACGATCGATCACTCAATGTGGTTCCACCGTGATTTCCGGCTGGATGACTGGCTGCTATACACCGTAGAAAGCACGTCCGCATCCGGCGCTCGTGGCTTCGTGCGCGGGCAATTCTATACCCGAGAAGGCGTGCTGGTTGCATCCAGCATGCAGGAAGGCGTCATGCGTCGCCGCGAGCACTAA
- a CDS encoding type B 50S ribosomal protein L31: MKAGIHPDYRTVVFHDTSADVYYRTGSTIKTDRTIELEGVNYPYITIDVSSASHPYYTGKQKEYSKEGSTARFQQRFGNFFK; this comes from the coding sequence ATGAAGGCAGGAATTCACCCTGACTATCGTACAGTGGTATTTCACGATACCAGCGCGGATGTCTATTACAGGACAGGGTCAACCATTAAAACCGATCGGACAATCGAGCTTGAGGGCGTCAACTACCCTTACATAACCATTGATGTTTCTTCGGCGTCGCATCCCTATTACACCGGGAAGCAAAAAGAATATTCCAAAGAAGGCAGCACGGCGCGCTTCCAGCAGCGCTTTGGGAACTTCTTCAAGTAA